The nucleotide sequence GAACATCCCAATCTTCAATCTTAAGAACCCTAATGACTCTTCCCGGCACAACTCCACCTTGATAAAGCCTAAAGCCGTACTTCTGTTCTGCCTCTGTTCTCGGTAACCATTCCCAAGTGACTTTTCTGTCCTCCATGACAACCTTATTAGCAAGCCTCTCTATTTCCTTCAGCTCCTCTTCACTAATGCGCTTGTAGTGAGAAATATCCAACCTCGCCCAATCTGTGCTCAGCTGTGAACCGGCTTGCCAGACGTGCCTGCCAAGAACCCTCACCAAAGCTCCCATCAGAACGTGGGTTCCAGTATGGTGTCTCATATGCTGGATTCTTCTCTCCCAGTCGATTTTTCCGTGAACTGTCATTCCTTCTTTAAACTTCTCTGGCTCCTTAACTCTGTGGAGTATCACCTTTCCAACTTTCTGAACCTCAAAGACTTCGACACCGTTAAGCTCACCAGTGTCATACGGCTGGCCTCCACCCTCTGGATAGAATGCCGTTTTATCAAGAACGACCCACTCATCAATGACCTTGAGAACTTTAGCATCAAACTCCTTCATGAACGGGTCTTCATAGTAAAGCGTTCTCGTATCTGGCAAATCCCTCACAAGCTCAAAATCAACGATTTGCTCCTCTTTTTCCTCTTTTGCCGTCTTTTCTGCTTCCTTTGCTACTAAGCTATAGAAGTTGTCGGGTATGTGAACCTTTATACCCTCTTTCTCTGCTATCTCCTTAACAATCTCTGGCGTTAAGCCGTGGCTCTCGTAGAACAGTATGAGCTTCTCCAGTGGAATTTCGTCTTTGCCTTCTTTCCTAAGCTTCTTAATTTCTCTTCTGACCAAATCGGAGCCTCTCTTAAGGGTTTCTTGATATCTCTTCTCTTCCACGTTAATCATGTCCAAAATGACATCTTTCATCTCCTTGAACTCTGGGAATGTTTTGTGAAGGGCTTTTATGTGCATGGCAACGATTTCGCTGAGCGGAATCTCCAAGCCAAGCTCTCTTAAATGCCTGATGCTCTTTCTTATCAACAAACGAGCAAGGTAACCAGCTTTAACGTTTGAAGGAACAACTCCATCAGCCAGCATGAAAGTTAAGGCCTTTGTGTGGTCAGCTATTGCATAGATAAGCTCGTAGGGTCTTATAAGCCTTTCAAGTTCCTCAACGCTTATCCCAACTCTGCTCGCAACTTCTCTTCTCAAAACTTTGAGGTCACCCATGTCCTCGATGTCAAACATTCCAGCCAGCCTTGAATTTTCCATTAAAATCCTGTCGTCAATTTTCTCAATGCCAGCCATTCTCTTGAGGGGTTCAATGACATAACCTAAGACAGCATCGTAAGCCGTTGGAGTACCTTGACTCATCCAAACCAATCTTTCAAGACCGTAACCTGTATCAACGACCTTAGTATCCATTGGAACATATCTATCGCCTTTGATGATTACAACTTGGTCATCCGGAGTTCCAGGAGGTGCTAGCTTATACTGCATAAACACAAGAGTAGCAACCTCTAAACCTCTATAAAGGACTTCAAAAGCTGGTCCAGCGTTTCCTCCACCTGCCCATGGGTTCTCTTTGAAAGTTATGTCTTCAGGCTTCATCTTCAGATCCTTGGTGAAGAACTTGAAAGCAAGTTCGACAGTCTCATCCATCCAGTATACCGGCTTGCCTGGATAGTTGAAGGCATGATGTGCCATCATCTCAAATATCGTAAAGTGTCTCCCGGTTATTCCAACGTTATCAATGTCTGTGAACCTTATTGAAGGCTGGGAAATTGTGAGCGGATTTGCTGGAGGATCAGCTTCTCCGCTGATGACCCAAGGTTGGAAGTCCATAATGCTTGCCCCAACAAGGAGAACATCATCTCTCCATCTAGGCAGAACTGGATATCTCTTAACCCTTCCGTGCCCATGTCTCTCGAAAAAGCTCAAGAATGCCTCTCTCATTTCATCAAGCGTGTATTTCTTTGGAATGCCCGGCTTTCCTATGAACTGATACTCATCACACGGAGGATCTCCACAGGTCTCTCTGTCTGGATCGAGCGTCCAGAAAGGTTTTCCACAGACTTTACAGGTCTTCCTTATCCATCCTTCCTCTTTAAACATCCTCGTTGTCATATCCATTGACATTTTAATCACCCTTCCAAAATTAACAATAAAAAGTACTCACCTTAAAAACAACAGAAAAGTGGAGTTATATTAAGTTTACTCATTTCTGTTCTCAATTATTATGATAATTAGGAACTTCATATTTTTGAACATCTCTGTGAGTTGTTTGGTTTTCAATGATGAGCTTATAAATCTTTATCCTAACTCTTAGCTGGGTATTAAGTTCTATTATTCCAATTTCCTCAACAAATTCTTTGCATAATCCCTTCTTTTAAGGCATGAATAAAATCGGTCAGACCCGCGAAACTTCATCACTAATTCAGGGGGCTCCAGACTCATCATTCCTTGTATCCTCCATTTGTGTGATTGTCCTTATATATTAACTTTGTTCCTCGTTTCATTTTTCACATAATTAAAAATTAAAATAAAACTTGCCATATACAAAGCAATGTAAAAATTACTTGAGTTAAACTTCAACAATTAGCCAAAATCCTTAAATATTTTGCCGATACTAATATAGTTCCGTAAAGTACATTAGTGCAGTAATACTCTACTTTATAGTACAGTATAGTTCAGAAGAAACCTAAATAGTTTGGAGGTGTCTATATGGGAGCCATAATGGAATTTATTAATTGGCTGGATGGCATGGTTTGGGGTCCTCCCATAATGATTTTGCTTGTTGGTACAGGGCTCTTCCTCACTATAGTCCTAAAGGGAATTCAGTTTCGCAGACTTGGATGGTCAATTAGATTTACCCTCTTTGAGGGGAGAAAAAAGCAAGGTGAAGGTGACATTACACCATTCCAAGCATTAATGGCAACTATAGCTGGAACAGTAGGTATTGGAAACATAGCCGGTGTCGCAACTGCAATTCACCTTGGTGGTCCTGGAGCACTGTTCTGGATGTGGGTTACAGCATTGGTCGGTATGGCAACCAGATACTCAGAGGGTCTCTTGGGTGTTGCATTCAGAAGCAAGCTGCCAGATGGGACAATGATAGGTGGAACTTTCAACTTCCTTGAGAGAGGTCTTGCAGAAGAAAAAATATCACCAACAGCAAGATATCTTGCCGCAGGATTTACATTGCTATTTGCGATCTTCATTGGCTACGAAGCTCTTAGACTAGGTGGAGGTCTCAAGATTTTAGCAATAATAATTGCACTGCTCTTTGCACTGTTGGCACTAGCCCTCTTGAATGAAAACTCACTTCCAAAGCTTGGAAAGACCCTTGCAATATTATTTGCACTATTTGCTGCAATCTCAGCATTTGGTATTGGTAACATGACACAGGCAAACTCACTGGCATTGGGAATGAAGGTTGCATTTAACGTTCCAGAATGGGCAAGTGGAGCATTCTTCGCGTTCCTGACGTTCATAGTTATCGTTGGTGGAATTAAGAGAATTGGTGAGGTTGCAGAGGCTTTAGTTCCATTTATGGCAATAATCTACTTCCTCTTCGCAATTGGAGTCTGGATTAAGTTTGCGGGACAATTGCCAAGTGCAATTGCTCTAATCTTCAAGGACGCAT is from Thermococcus paralvinellae and encodes:
- a CDS encoding alanine/glycine:cation symporter family protein is translated as MGAIMEFINWLDGMVWGPPIMILLVGTGLFLTIVLKGIQFRRLGWSIRFTLFEGRKKQGEGDITPFQALMATIAGTVGIGNIAGVATAIHLGGPGALFWMWVTALVGMATRYSEGLLGVAFRSKLPDGTMIGGTFNFLERGLAEEKISPTARYLAAGFTLLFAIFIGYEALRLGGGLKILAIIIALLFALLALALLNENSLPKLGKTLAILFALFAAISAFGIGNMTQANSLALGMKVAFNVPEWASGAFFAFLTFIVIVGGIKRIGEVAEALVPFMAIIYFLFAIGVWIKFAGQLPSAIALIFKDAFTGSAVAGGAVGTTIRWGVARGLFSNEAGLGTATLAHAAARTDHPSRQAHVAMLGPFIDTLIICSLTGISIVATGAWQTDKTSTALTQEAFARAFGHIGEIMVVIGVILFAYSTVLAWSFYGRQNIMYLAKWIEGDPEKFAKLYPKLHLVYNLLFVVFIYIGATTVLENVWTFSDMMNGLMAIPNLIGLILLYTVIKRYTDEFVTANP
- the alaS gene encoding alanine--tRNA ligase, which translates into the protein MSMDMTTRMFKEEGWIRKTCKVCGKPFWTLDPDRETCGDPPCDEYQFIGKPGIPKKYTLDEMREAFLSFFERHGHGRVKRYPVLPRWRDDVLLVGASIMDFQPWVISGEADPPANPLTISQPSIRFTDIDNVGITGRHFTIFEMMAHHAFNYPGKPVYWMDETVELAFKFFTKDLKMKPEDITFKENPWAGGGNAGPAFEVLYRGLEVATLVFMQYKLAPPGTPDDQVVIIKGDRYVPMDTKVVDTGYGLERLVWMSQGTPTAYDAVLGYVIEPLKRMAGIEKIDDRILMENSRLAGMFDIEDMGDLKVLRREVASRVGISVEELERLIRPYELIYAIADHTKALTFMLADGVVPSNVKAGYLARLLIRKSIRHLRELGLEIPLSEIVAMHIKALHKTFPEFKEMKDVILDMINVEEKRYQETLKRGSDLVRREIKKLRKEGKDEIPLEKLILFYESHGLTPEIVKEIAEKEGIKVHIPDNFYSLVAKEAEKTAKEEKEEQIVDFELVRDLPDTRTLYYEDPFMKEFDAKVLKVIDEWVVLDKTAFYPEGGGQPYDTGELNGVEVFEVQKVGKVILHRVKEPEKFKEGMTVHGKIDWERRIQHMRHHTGTHVLMGALVRVLGRHVWQAGSQLSTDWARLDISHYKRISEEELKEIERLANKVVMEDRKVTWEWLPRTEAEQKYGFRLYQGGVVPGRVIRVLKIEDWDVQACGGTHLPSTGLVGPIKILRTERIQDGVERIIFACGEAAIKEWQKERDIIKKTSEVFRVPPEKLPETAEKFFEEWKQARKEVEKLKKELAKLLVYELESKVEKIGEIEFIGDIVEGDLDHLREAALKLKKPNRVIAIISEDTNAVVVAVGDVLDFKAGELIRVITSIAGGGGGGKKDLAQGKIKDVRKAREALEGLKKRLSS